The DNA segment GGCGGTGCTGAGGGGActgtggggctgaggggaggaGTCAGCGGGGCTGAGGGGACTGGGGGAGCTGAAGGGACTGGGGAAGCTGAGGGGGTCGGGGGAGCTGAGGGGGATGGCAGAACTGAGGGGActgtggggctgaggggaggaGTCAGCGGGGCTGAGGGGACTGGGTGGTCTGAGGGGACTGGGGGAGCTGAAGGGACTGGGGAAGCTGAGGGGGTCGGGGGAGCTGAGGGGGATGGCAGAACTGAGGGgactgtggggctgagggggatggaagagctgaggaggAGAGTGGGGGGCTGAGGGGGATGGCGGTGGCTGAAGAGCCTGGGGTAGCTGAGGGGACGGGAGGGGCTGAGGGGGGTGGTGGGTCTGAGGGGGGTGGCAGGTCTGAGGGGACCCGAGGGAGCTGAGGGGGATGGCAGCGGCTGAGGGCaccgggggtgctgggggggatggTGGAGCTGAGGGGACCAGGGGGGCTGAGGGGTGAGGGGGATGGCGGGTCTGAGGGGACCGGGGGCTGAGGGGGATGGCGGCGGTTGAGAGGGATGGTGGGTCgtctgaggggagcgggggagctgAGGGGGATGGGGGAGCTGAGGGCGCTGGGCGCACTGAGGGGCATGGCGGAGCTGAGGGCACTGAGGAGCTGAGAGGCATGGCGGGGCTGCGGGTGTGCCGAAGGGATGCCGGGGCTGCGGGGGAGAACCGGCGCTGAAGGGATGGGggggccggccccggcgcggcgggcCGCGCGTCGTGAGCCGGGCACGTGCCGAGCTGCGCGCGGGCCGGCACGGGCGCTGGGGGGCGGCCCTCGCGCGGCGGCCGTTAGAACGCGCGCAGATTCCGCGTCTTTCAGATTCCGCGCCCTTCAGATACCGCGTCCTTCACTCCCCGCCGGCATGGAGGAGCCGCGGCTGTCCGCCCCCATCAACCCCAACAACTTCCCGGCCAAACTGTGGCAGCTGGTAAACAGCCCACACTACCGCTCCATCTGCTGGGACGCCCGTGGCGAGGGGCTGCTCATCGACCAGCAGCTCTTCGAGAGCGAGCTGCTGGGCGCGGGGCTGAGCTGCTCCACGGCGCCAGCTGACGATGGCACGGCAGGAGCTGCCGACTTTTTCAAGACCAAGAACTTCACCAGCTTCATCCGACAGCTCAACCTCTATGGCTTCCGCAAGGTCATGATGGGGCCGGTGGGCAGTGTGGTGGGGCCTGGACCTGGGCCTGGCCTGGGGGCTGGCACTGGTGATGGCGGCGCCTCCACCGGGCCCCTGCACCACTTCCACAGCCCCAACTTTCGCCGTGACCGCCCCGACCTCCTCATCCACCTGAAGCGCCTGACGCGCACCAACAAGGCGAAGCTGGCTGCTGGTCTGGAGGTGACCAGCCGCCCACCCAACCGCTTCCAGCGGGTGCTGGGCACGTCGCTGCACATGGACCCACTGCTGCCGCCCTCGACACTTGGCAAGGCCAAACGGCCCGGTAAGGCGGGGCGGGCCATGCGGGGCCGTGGTGGGTTTGAGAAGCACTGGGTGGCATGGGGTTTGAAAATCAGCACTGCCCTGAGGGAGGAGGGTTACCTGTCCTTGCTGTTGGCTGCTCAGTTTACCCGGTGTAGGAAAATGGTTGTTCTTCATGCAGGTAGATCTCCTGCCAGTAAGCATGGGTAACATAGTCCACACAAGTGTTTCAGTCTGCCTGTGGACTACAGTACAGTCCCCATTACATATTACACTAAGAACGCCTTCGCCTGATCTCTATGGAGCTAGCACAGCTCTAACAGGTGAAAGTTACTCCTACTTGCCCATCAGTAGGGATGCTTAATAAGCTCTCATTAAATGTGTGAAACAGTGGGTCATCTGAAGTGACAACTAGAGCTTCCTGTCAGTTTTGTGCAAAGGAGAAAAGACCTGATAGCAAGATTTCTGTCAGCTGTCTCCTGAAAAAGAATTGCAAGCTAGATAGTTTTTAAAGAGGATTGAATGAGTAGGTGAGagctaaagagaaaataatattgtTGAAAAGCCCCAGAAcatgtttcctttctttctaacCCTCATTGAGAGGATCTGAGTTTTCCAAGACAAGTCTAAGCTCTCAGAGGATTATTCCACAAATTCCATATAAGCATTGTAGTTGAAGCTGTGTAAGGAAGATGTGAATATCTTGTTTTGCGATGCTCTTTGTTCAATTGAACTGTGGGCTGCTACCAGAAGAGCAGTCCTACTGCCGTTCCCTTGGTCATGTGTTAACCACCATCTTCCTTGCAGCTGATACAGCAACTGTGTTGGTTCAGCACAATGATCTGAAGACAAGACTTGAGCGGCCTGTTTGTGGCTGGCTGTCAGGCCAGGGTGATGCACCACATGGGTGCTGCAAGGCTTGGTGCAGAAGAAGTGGCAGGACTGTGCAATCAGAAGGGGAGAAGCAGTTGGTGGTACTGCTTCCTGCAGCACTAGCCTGCATTTAGAACAGAGTAGGATATTATGATACTTATTCTTGGTTACTGTTTCAGAGTAGGAACTGTCATCTAGTTCATACGGTGTTTTCTATGATGTGTGTGGAACTACATCTGTAataccaagaaaacaaaattaagcatGTGAGAAGGGAAGGAACTTCTCTCAATACCAAGGCTAGGAAGCATTAATTAAAGATTTGGTGTTAACATTGTTAAGACTAAGATAAGTCATTACAGACGTCTTCAATGAAATCTGGTCTGACTGATGTACTGCAGGCCATTGGTAGAGTAAATGCTAAGAAAGAAACAGCCTTTTAATTTTTTGGCCTCTTTATGGGTGCAGTTTTAGAGAGCTTTTGCTCTAGGAGTCTCAGTTtctagaaagacagaaagaacaaggaaaacatcGGGCTTTATATGCAGTCGAGTTCTGACAGGCTGACCATTTACTGTGTGCTCTGTACTGACTATTTAGGGGCATGCCTTTGCTGTAAATGTGAGGTAATTTGATAgataaaagatatttttgtttgcaaagtgTCAATCTGTTCCAAATGTCTTGCAACATGTAACTCTGTGTTGAACATCCACGAACAATTCCGGTAAAGCCACTGGTGCTTCGTAACTTGGCATCCTGTGGTGTCTTGTTTATGAGTTAAAACTAGATAATCTTAATTTCCCTATCCAAAagtaaaatataaacaaaagaaTTCTCATCCCTCTGTTCATTCTCTGTTTTTATATGGTAAAAATACTGAACAGGAAATAGTCTCATACATTAACTCTTACTACATTTTCAGGGCCAGTGCTATTTATTTAGTGATTCTTAATGATTTAATATGAACTTGTAGAATAATGACTGTATGTTACCCATTTCTTGAATTAGTTCCCATCAGAGGAGTGAAAGAGGTAGATGTGAGGCTATTTTGTAAAAAGTCCTTTAGAGTGAGAATTGGGAACTACAGGTCTGAGAAAGCCTGACTTCTCGATAAACCCTGTTGATGTAAATGATCCTGAAACTTATAATTAGCATGGCTATATACAACACCGTGGAAGAGTcacaaatgcagtatttcttttaGGAATTCACTGAGCATAAATGTTCTTGGTGTTACTGTCAGTGTTTCAACAAAGTCACCAAAACCTCTAACAGAAATCAAGCTGTTACGGTATAAGAACAAATACGATTTCATGAAATAATAACTGACTAAGAGAGGAAACTAAGGGCAGAATAAAAGGAACATCTAGGAAATAACAAAATGGCAAATTTTGGCATATTTTAGTCTAAACAACTATTTGAGCTGACTGGAAAAaatttggctttgattttttttttcttgacaaattaAAGGACTTGTCATAAAGTACTTTCAAAGCCACTTGGAGGATTTTGACATTGCCCTTCCCATAGCTGTCTATGAACTGTCAGCTTTGGAGTTTGGTAGTCTTGTtttacaatttctctttttttttttttttttaactgtattgcCCAATTTAACACACAGTactttctaaattacttttgtttggtttagtaAATTACAATGCATTTGATTTATAGCACGTTTCTAAATACTGATAACTTGTTACTGCAAGTTTAAGGAGATTGAATGCTACATAGATAACTCTCCATTGGCACTGCACTCATGCCACTGCAGCAGTTACTGGATGTTCACCTGTAAGAAGGCAGTCTGTTTCTGGATTAAGTATATTGGAGCAAGGGCAGTCTTCCCAAATAATGTTGTAGAGTCTTGGCTCCTCATACTGCCTTTCATTGCCTGTGAAAACTCCTTTCCTTAACACTTGTTCCACTTTATTTTGTACCCACTGCAGGACTGCTGACTGTAGGACAGTTTCATCAACCTTATCCTCAAGACAGTTTCCGGCCTTACTCCTACATATCGACCTCATCCCAGAACAATGGCACTTTACCGACAAAAAGTTTAGCTTGGACTCCAGTGCCTTCCAGAACATGGCAGGGTTCTCTTGGTTTGCTTCCAGGGCATGAGGCTTCCCCAACTTTTCCAAATAGAGGGGTTGCCTTTCCGGTACACCAAGGGTTTTCAACACAGGTCACATACACAGTCCGGCCTGTTTGCTCTGTTCTGCCACTTAAGCAAGGGTCTCAAAACATCACCAGTTCCCTTCCAAAATACAGCAGCTATGCATCTTCAGTGCAGTACTCGCAAGCCTACCATCcaacaggtaagaaaaaaaatttctgcacttgcttttcaaaaagatatttaaaagtgatgctttaaaaaatatttttctataattcTCTGTCATGTGTATATCTCAAGTGAGAAATAGATAGAAAGTGTAAAGTCTAAAAGGAAGACAGATCTTTAAACCAAAAAGATTTTCTGTTTCgtattcctttccttcctccagatTTTGAGCATCCCCTGGTGATTTTCCAGGTAGCCTCTCTGTTGAGGTTAAAGGGTGAGGAGAAAAACATTTGTCCACAGTGTTAGGTtaactttcatattttttttaattaagcaaaacTTGGACAATGATGCTAAAGCACTGAGTACTTGTTGAAAAGTAGTATACTAGTCCCAGGTCTTGTGTTTTCCCAGGTTAAGTTTTTAAAGTTAAAGATCAGTCAAAAGTATTGTGTAGAATATTTCATTGTGCTCATACTATTTtcatatcttaattttttttcttgcttagcttctttatgttgtatttttttcatgcactGAAGACTAGAAAGCACAAGTCTTCACTCCTTTCTTTTGTCTAAAATGTTTCTGCTAAAATTTTCAGTCTCATTTAACTGTTTTTATTCGTCAGAAGAGAAGTTGAAGCAAATTATTGTTCTTTTCCTTGACCTTACCTTGAATTGGAAAAATCATGTGATAggttattttttggggggtggttgtgtgtctggttttttttttaatttccctaaAACTTCTGAAACTCAGAACATAGTGACTCTTTCCTTGAACAAACTAAAGTTCAGttattattcttcctttctgcctgttCCTTCCTTGGCAGCTGCACCTTCACTAAGATAGATATTCCCTGTTTAGAAATCCTACATGTGGTGGCTGCTGTCTTTCTCCAAGTACACAGTGAAATCTTCACGCCTTTTGTGTGTGTCTTCTGAGACTTCTGCTGAGAATGTTTCAGACAATAATTGCTAGTTTCCATAACATCATTTTTATCAAGGATTCTGAAGAGCGAGGCATTTCTTGTGGACACTCTTAAATGTTTCAGAGACAGGCAACTTTTGCCATGTGCTCCTTGCCCCATGCTACTTACAAAGATTACTGTGGTGGCTAGAGCCTGCGTTACCAGCTGCAAACTATTATGTCTCCTACCAGGAGCAGGGTGTCCTGAGAACTGTAGAActatagaatgatttgggttggaagggacctccaagatcatctagttccaacccccctaccatgggcaggttgcccaaagcctctagaccaggttgcccaaagcctcATCCAGAATACCTGCTTAAGGTGGGAGATGGTTCCCACGTCACATTTCTGTCGGT comes from the Accipiter gentilis chromosome 6, bAccGen1.1, whole genome shotgun sequence genome and includes:
- the HSF5 gene encoding heat shock factor protein 5 isoform X2, whose protein sequence is MPGLRGRTGAEGMGGPAPARRAARREPGTCRAARGPARALGGGPRAAAVRTRADSASFRFRALQIPRPSLPAGMEEPRLSAPINPNNFPAKLWQLVNSPHYRSICWDARGEGLLIDQQLFESELLGAGLSCSTAPADDGTAGAADFFKTKNFTSFIRQLNLYGFRKVMMGPVGSVVGPGPGPGLGAGTGDGGASTGPLHHFHSPNFRRDRPDLLIHLKRLTRTNKAKLAAGLEVTSRPPNRFQRVLGTSLHMDPLLPPSTLGKAKRPGLLTVGQFHQPYPQDSFRPYSYISTSSQNNGTLPTKSLAWTPVPSRTWQGSLGLLPGHEASPTFPNRGVAFPVHQGFSTQVTYTVRPVCSVLPLKQGSQNITSSLPKYSSYASSVQYSQAYHPTATMQCSTPAHVDPLTGCASTTASTYTHCSFFQSPPVQSPCTDEFLPSDWPCNTSDENKEIELNLEAVFQMVDEMHSSPKAEIVQVEPVESQCSTPQSNRGQPLLVNSENSYIPSSTGESQLELLTPVAADTSFVMGEDQAVTCSPLLPSEFLCATHTTAFVESAAAEVVQESVTTQEAFENLREGADQAVTCSPLQPSEFLCATHTTAFVESAAAEVVQESVTTQEAFENLREGADQAVTCSPLQPSEFLCATHTTAFVESAAAEIVQESVTTQEACEKLREQLDHCPTLSSLMFVQEGPFSSEQISICR
- the HSF5 gene encoding heat shock factor protein 5 isoform X1; translated protein: MPGLRGRTGAEGMGGPAPARRAARREPGTCRAARGPARALGGGPRAAAVRTRADSASFRFRALQIPRPSLPAGMEEPRLSAPINPNNFPAKLWQLVNSPHYRSICWDARGEGLLIDQQLFESELLGAGLSCSTAPADDGTAGAADFFKTKNFTSFIRQLNLYGFRKVMMGPVGSVVGPGPGPGLGAGTGDGGASTGPLHHFHSPNFRRDRPDLLIHLKRLTRTNKAKLAAGLEVTSRPPNRFQRVLGTSLHMDPLLPPSTLGKAKRPGLLTVGQFHQPYPQDSFRPYSYISTSSQNNGTLPTKSLAWTPVPSRTWQGSLGLLPGHEASPTFPNRGVAFPVHQGFSTQVTYTVRPVCSVLPLKQGSQNITSSLPKYSSYASSVQYSQAYHPTATMQCSTPAHVDPLTGCASTTASTYTHCSFFQSPPVQSPCTDEFLPSDWPCNTSDENKEIELNLEAVFQMVDEMHSSPKAEIVQVEPVESQCSTPQSNRGQPLLVNSENSYIPSSTGESQLELLTPVAADTSFVMGEDQAVTCSPLLPSEFLCATHTTAFVESAAAEVVQESVTTQEAFENLREGADQAVTCSPLQPSEFLCATHTTAFVESAAAEVVQESVTTQEAFENLREGADQAVTCSPLQPSEFLCATHTTAFVESAAAEIVQESVTTQEACEKLREQLDHCPTLSSLMFVQEGPFSSEQENVSVKCESETEERQFTSGTEPVNKSVEEMDSSVTPRCGKRRHSSCNGKTPDLHLPVDVPYKRVCLEKEETRE